In a genomic window of Flavobacterium crassostreae:
- a CDS encoding Calx-beta domain-containing protein: MKKEVFCKNYYKLGFDSFLYAVVLMLLFSLKGYSQCSVPVGCATTDLSNFGSNSNTNAATIEYDNYISSFHSSLVRSTTGLKVWGEKMANDGVTAVLSPLSINATNFPALGTSIPLKGALGSSFNGNIQGIVLSTDGLYAWGVGGIVLDASITSSSTFQKITIGGNATGLPIGITPADIKMLFATSRTLALTTCSGAVWVLSQDDTARGMGDSYLGSTGNATTWYRVTTTAVGNPYLTNVVACRGSAGNLMALRSDGSVYVWGRNVYLGDNTAAVYVQSRATQMVLPVGVAPKMIGSTNATTDSGATFYVLATDGKLFALGRNTNHQLGNWSATESFTWVRPRYNSSAGPFMDNILWISPQEHDESFPAINVINANYNLFAFGSNKENMIGGPTLYTDPVIPNGLTTADLILSVETGGHTSMVVKQCNAKFGYVGHRINGSMADGTTNDAYEPAYTFNTAALEICGVESGLTIQPKIPGINGSYSNYCSVPSIELETTPAGGTLSLVSGPATLAANTLSFTGAGSVTVKYVVASLCNGTNEVLKTFTVVPNSLAATPSTTPTLCINTALTSITHSTTGVTGIGTATGLPTGVTASFASNTITISGTPTASGVFNYSIPLIGDCGTATATGTITVTANNTVTTPSTTPTLCINTALTSITHSTTGATGIGTATGLPTGVTASFASNTITISGTPTAAGVFNYSIPLTGGCGAIVATGTITVTANNTVTTPSTTPTLCINTALTSITHSTTGATGIGTATGLPTGITASFASNTITISGTPTASGVFNYSIPLTGGCGAIVATGTITVTANNTVTTPSTTPTLCINTALTSITHSTTGATGIGTATGLPTGITASFASNTITISGTPTAAGVFNYSIPLTGGCGAIVATGTITVTANNTVTTPSTTPTLCINTALTSITHSTTGATGIGTATGLPTGVTASFASNTITISGTPTAAGVFNYSIPLTGGCGAIVATGTITVTANNTVTTPSTTPTLCINTALTSITHSTTGATGIGTATGLPTGVTASFASNTITISGTPTAAGVFNYSIPLTGGCGAIVATGTITVTANNTVTTPSTTPTLCINTALTSITHSTTGATGIGTATGLPTGVTASFASNTITISGTPTAAGVFNYSIPLTGGCGAIVATGTITVTALPTLSIDDVTVSEANVNANFTVSLNNAVSCPVSFVVSTINGTATSPIDFTAINNVTYIIPPGDTFIQVSVPILSDNVLEGDEDYIVNISSATNATILDSDGKGIINENPSSNATVSIVKTTDGVEPATDGLFTVSLNNPVSTPTTVTYTVSGTATAGTDYVTLTGTVVIPANTTSVTIPVVVMGDTIVEGIETVAVLVTNTSNASVSVNPSASSATVTISDDPLFSNATVSIVKTTDGVEPATDGLFTVSLNNPVSTPTTVTYTVSGTATAGKDYVTLAGTVVIPANTTSITIPVVVMGDTIVEGIETVAVLVTNTSNASVSVNPSASSATVTISDDPLFSNATVSIVKTTDGVEPATDGLFTVSLNNPVSTPTTVTYTVSGTATAGKDYVTLAGTVVIPANTTSITIPVVVMGDTIVEGIETVAVLVTNTSNASVSVNPSASSATVTISDDPLFSNATVSIVKTTDGVEPATDGLFTVSLNNPVSTPTTVTYTVSGTATAGTDYVTLAGTVVIPANTTSITIPVVVMGDTIVEGIETVAVLVTNTSNASVSVNPSASSATVTISDDPLFSNATVSIVKTTDGVEPATDGLFTVSLNNPVSTPTTVTYTVSGTATAGTDYVTLTGTVVIPANTTSVTIPVVVMGDTIVEGIETVAVLVTNTSNASVSVNPSASSATVTISDDPLFSNATVSIVKTTDGVEPATDGLFTVSLNNPVSTPTTVTYTVSGTATAGKDYVTLAGTVVIPANTTSITIPVVVMGDTIVEGIETVAVLVTNTSNASVSVNPSASSATVTISDDPLFSNATVSIVKTTDGVEPATDGLFTVSLNNPVSTPTTVTYTVSGTATAGKDYVTLAGTVVIPANTTSITIPVVVMGDTIVEGIETVAVLVTNTSNASVSVNPSASSATVTISDDPLFSNATVSIVKTTDGVEPATDGLFTVSLNNPVSTPTTVTYTVSGTATAGTDYVTLTGTVVIPANTTSVTIPVVVMGDTIVEGIETVAVLVTNTSNASVSVNPSASSATVTISDDPLFSNATVSIVKTTDGVEPATDGLFTVSLNNPVSTPTTVTYTVSGTATAGTDYVTLAGTVVIPANTTSITIPVVVMGDTIVEGIETVAVLVTNTSNTSVSVNPSASSATVTISDDPLFSNATVSIVKTTDGVEPATDGLFTVSLNNPVSTPTTVTYTVSGTATAGTDYVTLTGTVVIPANTTSVTIPVVVMGDTIVEGIETVAVLVTNTSNTSVSVNPSASSATVTISDDPLFSNATVSIVKTTDGVEPATDGLFTVSLNNPVSTPTTVTYTVSGTATAGTDYVTLTGTVVIPANTTSVTIPVVVMGDTIVEGIETVAVLVTNTSNTSVSVNPSASSATVTISDDPLFSNATVSIVKTTDGVEPATDGLFTVSLNNPVSTPTTVTYTVSGTATAGTDYVTLTGTVVIPANTTSVTIPVVVMGDTIVEGIETVAVLVTNTSNASVSVNPSASSATVTISDDPLFSGSKVGIFKTKDAAEPSTNGLFTVSLNNPVSTPTTVTYTVSGTATAGKDYVTLTGTITIPANTTTIGIPVNVLDDTIVEGLETVEVLLINTSNTFVSIDSGSSGATVTISDDPLLLTNVSIVKTKDAAEPDVAGIFTVSLNNPVSTPTTVTYTVSGTATAGTDYVTLTGTVIIPANATSVVISVNTLSDTSIEGMETVSVLLTGTSNTLVGVHPTLFNAVLSITDDNSCEIKIFNALSPNGDNENDVFYIQGIECYPNNTVAIYNRWGVLVFERNNYNNADVVFRGDSEGRVTVSNSVGLPTGTYYYILNYKDAKGNGNQKAGYLYINR, encoded by the coding sequence ATGAAAAAAGAGGTGTTTTGTAAGAACTATTATAAGTTAGGTTTTGATAGTTTTTTATATGCTGTTGTTTTAATGCTCTTATTTAGTTTGAAAGGCTATTCTCAATGTTCTGTTCCGGTAGGTTGTGCTACTACAGATTTATCTAATTTTGGATCTAACTCAAATACAAACGCAGCAACCATTGAGTACGATAACTATATATCTAGTTTTCACTCTTCATTAGTTCGATCGACTACAGGTCTTAAAGTTTGGGGAGAAAAAATGGCCAACGACGGAGTTACAGCTGTATTATCTCCATTGTCTATTAATGCAACTAATTTTCCAGCTTTAGGTACTTCAATTCCATTAAAAGGCGCTTTAGGGAGTTCTTTTAATGGTAATATTCAAGGTATTGTATTAAGTACGGATGGTTTGTATGCTTGGGGAGTAGGAGGTATTGTGCTAGATGCCTCAATTACCTCTAGTAGTACGTTTCAAAAAATCACCATTGGCGGTAATGCTACAGGTTTGCCTATTGGAATAACTCCTGCTGATATTAAGATGTTATTTGCTACAAGTCGTACTCTTGCATTAACCACTTGCAGTGGTGCTGTTTGGGTGTTGTCTCAAGACGATACTGCTAGAGGTATGGGAGATAGTTACTTAGGAAGTACTGGTAACGCTACAACTTGGTATCGGGTGACAACTACGGCTGTAGGTAATCCGTATTTAACAAATGTTGTTGCTTGTAGAGGTAGTGCAGGGAATTTAATGGCTTTACGAAGCGATGGTTCTGTGTATGTTTGGGGTAGAAATGTTTATTTAGGTGATAATACGGCTGCAGTTTATGTACAGTCTAGAGCTACTCAGATGGTTCTGCCTGTAGGTGTAGCTCCAAAAATGATAGGGTCTACCAATGCTACTACTGATAGCGGAGCAACATTTTATGTTTTAGCAACAGATGGTAAATTATTTGCTTTAGGTAGAAATACCAACCATCAATTAGGTAACTGGTCTGCCACAGAATCGTTCACTTGGGTTAGACCTAGATACAACTCTTCTGCTGGGCCTTTTATGGATAACATTTTGTGGATTAGTCCTCAAGAGCATGACGAGAGTTTTCCAGCTATCAATGTTATTAATGCCAATTATAATTTATTTGCTTTTGGATCCAACAAAGAGAACATGATTGGAGGTCCTACTCTTTATACAGACCCTGTGATCCCTAATGGGTTGACTACTGCAGACTTAATATTAAGTGTGGAAACAGGAGGGCATACCAGTATGGTTGTAAAACAATGTAATGCAAAATTTGGATATGTTGGGCACCGAATAAACGGAAGTATGGCTGACGGAACGACCAATGATGCTTACGAACCTGCATATACCTTTAATACTGCAGCGTTAGAAATTTGCGGAGTAGAATCTGGACTTACGATACAACCTAAAATCCCTGGAATCAATGGGTCGTATTCAAATTACTGTTCTGTTCCATCTATTGAGTTGGAGACTACACCGGCAGGAGGTACCTTGTCTTTAGTTAGTGGTCCAGCTACTTTAGCTGCAAATACACTTAGTTTTACTGGCGCTGGTAGCGTGACTGTAAAATATGTTGTTGCTTCTCTTTGTAATGGAACTAATGAAGTTTTAAAAACATTTACCGTTGTTCCCAATAGTCTGGCTGCAACTCCATCCACAACGCCTACATTGTGTATTAATACGGCATTAACGAGCATTACTCACAGCACAACTGGTGTCACCGGTATCGGTACTGCCACAGGCTTACCAACAGGCGTAACAGCCTCTTTTGCGTCAAATACGATTACTATTAGTGGTACACCAACGGCTTCAGGAGTCTTCAACTATAGCATTCCTTTAATAGGTGACTGCGGAACTGCCACGGCCACAGGTACTATTACGGTCACGGCAAACAATACGGTTACTACGCCATCTACAACACCTACATTGTGTATCAATACGGCATTAACGAGCATTACTCACAGCACAACTGGTGCCACTGGTATCGGTACTGCCACAGGCTTACCAACAGGGGTTACGGCTTCTTTTGCATCAAATACGATTACCATTAGCGGTACACCAACAGCTGCAGGAGTCTTTAATTATAGCATTCCGTTAACGGGAGGTTGTGGAGCTATTGTTGCCACAGGTACTATTACGGTCACGGCAAACAATACGGTTACTACGCCATCTACAACACCTACATTGTGTATCAATACGGCATTAACGAGCATTACTCACAGCACAACTGGTGCCACTGGTATCGGTACTGCCACAGGCTTACCAACAGGGATTACGGCTTCTTTTGCATCAAATACGATTACCATTAGTGGTACACCAACAGCGTCAGGAGTCTTTAATTATAGTATTCCGTTAACGGGAGGTTGTGGAGCTATTGTTGCCACAGGTACTATTACGGTCACGGCAAACAATACGGTTACTACGCCATCTACAACACCTACATTGTGTATCAATACGGCATTAACGAGCATTACTCACAGCACAACTGGTGCCACTGGTATCGGTACTGCCACAGGCTTACCAACAGGGATTACTGCTTCTTTTGCATCAAATACGATTACCATTAGCGGTACACCAACAGCGGCAGGAGTCTTTAATTATAGCATTCCGTTAACGGGAGGTTGTGGAGCTATTGTTGCCACAGGTACTATTACGGTCACGGCAAACAATACGGTTACTACGCCATCTACAACACCTACATTGTGTATCAATACGGCATTAACGAGCATTACTCACAGCACAACTGGTGCCACTGGTATCGGTACTGCCACAGGCTTACCAACAGGGGTTACGGCTTCTTTTGCATCAAATACGATTACCATTAGTGGTACACCAACAGCTGCAGGAGTCTTTAATTATAGCATTCCGTTAACGGGAGGTTGTGGAGCTATTGTTGCCACAGGTACTATTACGGTCACGGCAAACAATACGGTTACTACGCCATCTACAACACCTACATTGTGTATCAATACAGCATTAACGAGCATTACTCACAGCACAACTGGTGCCACAGGGATCGGTACTGCCACTGGCTTACCAACAGGGGTTACGGCTTCTTTTGCATCAAATACGATTACCATTAGTGGTACACCAACAGCTGCAGGAGTCTTTAATTATAGCATTCCGTTAACGGGAGGTTGTGGAGCTATTGTTGCCACAGGTACTATTACGGTCACGGCAAACAATACGGTTACTACGCCATCTACAACACCTACATTGTGTATCAATACGGCATTAACGAGCATTACTCACAGCACAACTGGTGCCACTGGTATCGGTACTGCCACAGGCTTACCAACAGGGGTTACTGCTTCTTTTGCATCAAATACGATTACCATTAGTGGTACACCAACAGCTGCAGGAGTCTTTAATTATAGCATTCCGTTAACGGGAGGTTGTGGAGCTATTGTTGCCACAGGTACTATTACGGTCACGGCTCTGCCTACACTATCAATTGATGATGTAACTGTTTCTGAAGCAAATGTAAATGCAAACTTTACCGTTTCATTGAACAACGCAGTGAGTTGTCCTGTTAGTTTTGTGGTTAGTACTATTAATGGTACGGCTACATCACCGATTGACTTTACAGCTATAAATAATGTGACCTATATAATTCCTCCAGGGGATACTTTTATTCAGGTATCTGTACCAATATTGTCTGATAATGTTTTAGAAGGAGATGAGGATTATATTGTAAATATTTCTTCAGCTACGAATGCTACAATTTTAGATTCAGATGGAAAGGGTATTATTAATGAAAACCCATCTTCAAATGCTACAGTTAGTATTGTAAAGACCACCGATGGCGTAGAGCCAGCAACAGACGGTTTGTTTACAGTAAGTTTGAACAATCCAGTAAGCACGCCAACAACAGTTACCTATACGGTAAGCGGAACAGCAACAGCAGGAACGGATTACGTTACTTTAACCGGAACGGTAGTTATACCAGCCAATACAACCAGTGTTACTATTCCGGTTGTAGTTATGGGAGACACCATTGTAGAAGGAATCGAAACGGTAGCGGTTTTAGTAACCAATACATCTAATGCTTCCGTTAGTGTGAACCCAAGCGCCTCAAGTGCTACAGTAACCATTAGCGACGATCCTTTATTCTCCAATGCTACAGTTAGTATTGTAAAGACCACCGATGGCGTAGAGCCAGCAACAGACGGTTTGTTTACAGTAAGTTTGAACAATCCAGTAAGCACGCCAACAACAGTTACCTATACGGTAAGCGGAACAGCAACAGCAGGAAAAGACTACGTTACTTTAGCCGGAACGGTAGTTATACCAGCCAATACAACCAGTATTACTATTCCAGTTGTAGTTATGGGAGATACCATTGTAGAAGGAATCGAAACGGTAGCGGTTTTAGTAACCAATACGTCTAATGCTTCCGTTAGTGTGAACCCAAGCGCCTCAAGTGCTACAGTAACCATTAGCGACGATCCTTTATTCTCCAATGCTACAGTTAGTATCGTAAAGACCACCGATGGCGTAGAGCCAGCAACAGACGGTTTGTTTACAGTAAGTTTGAACAATCCAGTAAGCACGCCAACAACAGTTACCTATACGGTAAGCGGAACAGCAACAGCAGGAAAAGACTACGTTACTTTAGCCGGAACGGTAGTTATACCAGCCAATACAACCAGTATTACTATTCCAGTTGTAGTTATGGGAGATACCATTGTAGAAGGAATCGAAACGGTAGCGGTTTTAGTAACCAATACGTCTAATGCTTCCGTTAGTGTGAACCCAAGCGCCTCAAGTGCTACAGTAACCATTAGCGACGATCCTTTATTCTCCAATGCTACAGTTAGTATCGTAAAGACCACCGATGGCGTAGAGCCAGCAACAGACGGTTTGTTTACAGTAAGTTTGAACAATCCAGTAAGCACGCCAACAACAGTTACCTATACGGTAAGCGGAACAGCAACAGCAGGAACGGATTACGTTACTTTAGCCGGAACGGTAGTTATACCAGCCAATACAACCAGTATTACTATTCCAGTTGTAGTTATGGGAGATACCATTGTAGAAGGAATCGAGACGGTAGCGGTTTTAGTAACCAATACGTCTAATGCTTCCGTTAGTGTGAACCCAAGCGCCTCAAGTGCTACAGTAACCATTAGCGACGATCCTTTATTCTCCAATGCTACAGTTAGTATCGTAAAGACCACCGATGGCGTAGAGCCAGCAACAGACGGTTTGTTTACAGTAAGTTTGAACAATCCAGTAAGCACGCCAACAACAGTTACCTATACGGTAAGCGGAACAGCAACAGCAGGAACGGATTACGTTACTTTAACCGGAACGGTAGTTATACCAGCCAATACAACCAGTGTTACTATTCCGGTTGTAGTTATGGGAGACACCATTGTAGAAGGAATCGAAACGGTAGCGGTTTTAGTAACCAATACATCTAATGCTTCCGTTAGTGTGAACCCAAGCGCCTCAAGTGCTACAGTAACCATTAGCGACGATCCTTTATTCTCCAATGCTACAGTTAGTATTGTAAAGACCACCGATGGCGTAGAGCCAGCAACAGACGGTTTGTTTACAGTAAGTTTGAACAATCCAGTAAGCACGCCAACAACAGTTACCTATACGGTAAGCGGAACAGCAACAGCAGGAAAAGACTACGTTACTTTAGCCGGAACGGTAGTTATACCAGCCAATACAACCAGTATTACTATTCCAGTTGTAGTTATGGGAGATACCATTGTAGAAGGAATCGAAACGGTAGCGGTTTTAGTAACCAATACGTCTAATGCTTCCGTTAGTGTGAACCCAAGCGCCTCAAGTGCTACAGTAACCATTAGCGACGATCCTTTATTCTCCAATGCTACAGTTAGTATCGTAAAGACCACCGATGGCGTAGAGCCAGCAACAGACGGTTTGTTTACAGTAAGTTTGAACAATCCAGTAAGCACGCCAACAACAGTTACCTATACGGTAAGCGGAACAGCAACAGCAGGAAAAGACTACGTTACTTTAGCCGGAACGGTAGTTATACCAGCCAATACAACCAGTATTACTATTCCAGTTGTAGTTATGGGAGATACCATTGTAGAAGGAATCGAAACGGTAGCGGTTTTAGTAACCAATACGTCTAATGCTTCCGTTAGTGTGAACCCAAGCGCCTCAAGTGCTACAGTAACCATTAGCGACGATCCTTTATTCTCCAATGCTACAGTTAGTATCGTAAAGACCACCGATGGCGTAGAGCCAGCAACAGACGGTTTGTTTACAGTAAGTTTGAACAATCCAGTAAGCACGCCAACAACAGTTACCTATACGGTAAGCGGAACAGCAACAGCAGGAACAGATTACGTTACTTTAACCGGAACAGTAGTTATACCAGCCAATACAACCAGTGTTACTATTCCGGTTGTAGTTATGGGAGATACCATTGTAGAAGGAATCGAGACGGTAGCGGTTTTAGTAACCAATACGTCTAATGCTTCCGTTAGTGTGAACCCAAGCGCCTCAAGTGCTACAGTAACCATTAGCGACGATCCTTTATTCTCCAATGCTACAGTTAGTATTGTAAAGACCACCGATGGCGTAGAGCCAGCAACAGACGGTTTGTTTACAGTAAGTTTGAACAATCCAGTAAGCACGCCAACAACAGTTACCTATACGGTAAGCGGAACAGCAACAGCAGGAACGGATTACGTTACTTTAGCCGGAACGGTAGTTATACCAGCCAATACAACCAGTATTACTATTCCAGTTGTAGTTATGGGAGATACCATTGTAGAAGGAATCGAGACGGTAGCGGTTTTAGTAACCAATACGTCTAATACTTCCGTTAGTGTGAACCCAAGCGCCTCAAGTGCTACAGTAACCATTAGCGACGATCCTTTATTCTCCAATGCTACAGTTAGTATCGTAAAGACCACCGATGGCGTAGAGCCAGCAACAGACGGTTTGTTTACAGTAAGTTTGAACAATCCAGTAAGCACGCCAACAACAGTTACCTATACGGTAAGCGGAACAGCAACAGCAGGAACGGATTACGTTACTTTAACCGGAACAGTAGTTATACCAGCTAATACAACCAGTGTTACTATTCCGGTTGTAGTTATGGGAGATACCATTGTAGAAGGAATCGAAACGGTAGCGGTTTTAGTAACCAATACATCTAATACTTCAGTTAGTGTGAACCCAAGCGCCTCAAGTGCTACAGTAACCATTAGCGACGATCCTTTATTCTCCAATGCTACAGTTAGTATTGTAAAGACCACCGATGGCGTAGAGCCAGCTACAGACGGTTTGTTTACGGTAAGTTTGAACAATCCAGTAAGTACGCCAACAACAGTTACCTATACGGTAAGCGGAACAGCAACAGCAGGAACGGATTACGTTACTTTAACCGGAACAGTAGTTATACCAGCTAATACAACCAGTGTTACTATTCCGGTTGTAGTTATGGGAGATACCATTGTAGAAGGAATCGAAACGGTAGCGGTTTTAGTAACCAATACATCTAATACTTCAGTTAGTGTGAACCCAAGCGCCTCAAGTGCTACAGTAACCATTAGCGACGATCCTTTATTCTCCAATGCTACAGTTAGTATTGTAAAGACCACCGATGGCGTAGAGCCAGCTACAGACGGTTTGTTTACGGTAAGTTTGAACAATCCAGTAAGCACGCCAACAACAGTTACCTATACGGTAAGCGGAACAGCAACAGCAGGAACGGACTACGTTACTTTAACCGGAACGGTAGTTATACCAGCCAATACAACCAGTGTTACTATTCCGGTTGTAGTTATGGGAGATACCATTGTAGAAGGAATCGAAACGGTAGCGGTTTTAGTAACCAATACATCTAATGCTTCCGTTAGTGTGAACCCAAGCGCCTCAAGTGCTACGGTAACCATTAGCGACGATCCTTTATTTTCTGGTTCTAAAGTTGGTATTTTTAAGACCAAAGACGCTGCGGAACCAAGTACAAATGGTTTGTTTACGGTAAGTTTGAACAATCCAGTAAGCACGCCAACAACAGTTACCTATACGGTAAGCGGAACAGCAACAGCAGGAAAAGACTACGTTACTTTAACTGGTACAATTACTATTCCTGCAAATACAACCACGATAGGTATCCCAGTTAATGTTTTAGATGATACTATTGTAGAGGGTTTAGAGACAGTAGAGGTTTTACTAATCAATACTTCTAATACATTTGTTTCTATTGATTCTGGTTCTTCTGGTGCAACAGTAACCATTAGTGATGATCCATTATTGTTGACAAATGTTAGTATTGTTAAGACCAAAGATGCCGCAGAGCCAGACGTCGCAGGAATATTTACGGTAAGTTTAAACAATCCAGTAAGCACACCAACAACCGTTACCTATACGGTAAGTGGAACAGCTACAGCAGGAACGGATTATGTTACCTTAACTGGAACCGTAATTATACCAGCTAATGCCACTAGTGTTGTTATTTCGGTTAATACTTTAAGTGATACCAGTATAGAAGGAATGGAAACCGTATCCGTATTGCTAACAGGAACATCCAATACTTTAGTAGGTGTACATCCTACATTGTTTAATGCTGTGTTATCTATAACTGATGATAACTCTTGTGAAATTAAAATTTTCAATGCTCTTTCTCCAAACGGCGATAACGAAAATGATGTGTTTTATATACAAGGAATAGAGTGCTATCCAAACAATACTGTAGCAATTTACAACAGATGGGGTGTTTTAGTATTTGAACGCAATAACTATAATAATGCCGATGTGGTCTTCCGAGGAGATTCTGAAGGACGGGTTACAGTATCCAATTCCGTTGGTTTACCAACAGGAACGTACTATTATATTTTAAACTATAAAGATGCCAAAGGCAATGGCAATCAAAAAGCAGGATATTTATATATAAACAGATAA
- a CDS encoding helix-turn-helix domain-containing protein, whose protein sequence is MDDYLIGIGKRIKKIRKENKKTIHAIANIAQVSNGLISRIENGRTIPSLPVLINIINALEIEVAVFFEGMSNPSGQNYIVSRANENALIEKEDDAEGFIYQYIFGKQLNSIGFEAVLLEVKPNSKREKVETDAYEYKYMLSGECSYIIGDEEVLLKEGDSIFFDGRIPHVPVNRTTQSAKMLVVYFFFSTSRD, encoded by the coding sequence ATGGACGATTATTTGATAGGTATTGGTAAACGGATCAAAAAAATTAGGAAAGAAAACAAAAAAACCATCCATGCTATTGCAAATATTGCACAGGTTAGTAATGGTTTAATTTCAAGAATTGAAAACGGAAGAACAATCCCTTCACTTCCTGTTTTGATAAATATCATTAATGCGTTAGAAATTGAGGTTGCGGTGTTTTTTGAGGGAATGTCCAATCCTTCTGGACAAAATTATATTGTATCTCGAGCCAATGAAAATGCACTTATAGAAAAAGAAGACGATGCGGAGGGATTTATATACCAATATATTTTTGGAAAACAACTTAACTCCATCGGATTTGAGGCCGTTTTGTTGGAAGTAAAACCAAATTCAAAAAGAGAAAAAGTAGAAACGGATGCTTACGAATATAAGTACATGCTTTCTGGTGAATGTAGCTACATAATAGGCGACGAAGAAGTACTCCTTAAAGAGGGGGATTCTATATTTTTTGATGGCCGAATTCCGCATGTACCTGTAAATAGAACGACACAATCCGCCAAAATGTTAGTAGTCTATTTCTTTTTTAGTACCTCTAGAGACTAA
- a CDS encoding phosphonatase-like hydrolase, translated as MKQAIELVVFDMAGTTVNEDNVVYKTVQKGIHEAGFNVSLETVLQYGAGKEKHQAITDVLKQIAPLEDVTEIANTIFNNFKISLQKAYKDLQISSFAGTEDLFRDLRSNNIKVVLNTGYNTATAKELLDKLGWSVGKTIDALVTADDVQNGRPEADMIFKAMQIVGVTDAQKVLKVGDSAIDIEEGKNANCGITVGVLTGAQTRLQIQEAKPTYIFETLNELRALLL; from the coding sequence ATGAAGCAAGCAATAGAATTGGTGGTTTTTGATATGGCCGGAACAACAGTCAATGAAGACAATGTAGTATACAAAACAGTACAAAAAGGAATCCACGAAGCAGGATTTAATGTTTCTCTAGAAACCGTTTTGCAATATGGCGCTGGTAAAGAAAAACACCAAGCCATTACAGATGTTTTAAAACAAATCGCTCCTTTGGAAGACGTAACAGAAATAGCCAATACAATTTTTAATAACTTTAAGATTAGTTTACAAAAAGCCTATAAAGATCTTCAAATTAGTTCCTTTGCTGGCACAGAAGATTTGTTTAGAGATTTACGATCCAATAACATAAAAGTAGTCTTAAACACGGGCTACAATACCGCTACTGCAAAAGAGCTTCTGGATAAGCTGGGCTGGAGCGTAGGCAAAACCATTGATGCATTAGTGACCGCTGATGATGTTCAAAACGGAAGGCCAGAGGCAGATATGATTTTTAAAGCCATGCAAATTGTTGGAGTCACGGATGCTCAAAAAGTACTCAAAGTTGGAGATTCTGCAATTGATATTGAAGAAGGAAAAAATGCCAATTGCGGCATCACTGTAGGGGTTTTGACTGGAGCGCAAACGCGTTTGCAAATTCAAGAAGCCAAGCCAACGTATATTTTTGAAACCTTAAATGAATTAAGAGCCTTACTCTTATAA